Proteins encoded together in one Caballeronia sp. NK8 window:
- a CDS encoding cytochrome c, with the protein MAALAAGAMSLGTQAFAQAVHYPGGKSTFDGKCAVCHQAGGKGMDGLAPPLVEYPGKYAGSPDGRAQLGHTVMYGMFGPIKVKEKNYNFKMPSFASLSDEEIADVLNYVVFDLNAQHGSAKPFDVAEVKAWRAGPLDQTTVHQRRDAVVKGLGL; encoded by the coding sequence ATGGCGGCGCTCGCCGCCGGCGCGATGAGTCTCGGGACTCAGGCGTTCGCGCAAGCGGTGCATTATCCCGGCGGCAAGTCGACCTTCGACGGCAAGTGCGCCGTCTGCCATCAGGCGGGCGGCAAGGGCATGGACGGCCTTGCGCCGCCGCTCGTCGAGTATCCGGGCAAGTACGCAGGTTCGCCCGATGGCCGCGCGCAACTCGGGCATACCGTGATGTACGGCATGTTCGGTCCGATCAAGGTCAAGGAGAAGAACTACAACTTCAAGATGCCGAGCTTCGCATCGCTCTCCGATGAAGAGATCGCCGACGTGCTGAACTATGTCGTGTTCGATCTGAACGCGCAGCATGGTTCGGCCAAGCCCTTCGACGTGGCCGAGGTCAAGGCCTGGCGCGCTGGGCCGCTCGACCAGACCACCGTGCATCAGCGGCGCGACGCGGTCGTGAAGGGTCTCGGGCTATGA
- a CDS encoding methylamine dehydrogenase light chain: MKWLDSFFEHKARGVAQRSSRRSAMAKLGKVLVGSAMVPLLPVDRTAYATEPKKPGSSASDDPTSCDYWKYCAIDGWLCSCCGGTSSSCPPGTTPSPITWIGTCRNPHDGSDYIVSYNDCCGKTTCGRCFCNRNEREKPLYKLSLNNDINWCMANSNSNYHCSVSVLLGAATQ; this comes from the coding sequence ATGAAATGGCTGGATTCATTCTTCGAACATAAGGCGCGCGGCGTTGCACAGCGCAGCTCGCGGCGCAGCGCAATGGCGAAGCTCGGCAAGGTATTGGTCGGATCGGCGATGGTGCCGCTGCTGCCGGTGGACCGCACCGCGTATGCGACGGAACCGAAGAAGCCCGGTTCATCGGCAAGCGACGATCCGACGAGCTGCGACTACTGGAAGTATTGCGCGATCGACGGCTGGCTTTGCAGTTGCTGCGGCGGCACGTCGAGCAGCTGCCCACCGGGCACGACGCCTTCGCCGATCACGTGGATCGGCACCTGCCGCAATCCGCACGACGGGTCGGACTACATCGTGTCGTACAACGACTGCTGTGGCAAGACGACTTGCGGCCGCTGCTTCTGTAATCGCAACGAACGCGAGAAGCCGCTCTACAAGCTGTCGCTCAATAACGACATCAACTGGTGCATGGCGAACAGCAATTCGAATTACCACTGCTCGGTTTCGGTTCTGTTGGGAGCGGCAACGCAATGA
- a CDS encoding nucleoside deaminase: MIDDTDKQHLIRCIELAQEALDDGDEPFGSMLVAKDGRVLFEDRNRVSGGDHTRHPEFAIAKWAAENVPETERADAVVYTSGEHCPMCSAAHAWVGLGRIVYAASTQQFMRWRAELGAQPGRVRALAIQDVIADTVVDGPVEEFAERVKALHVAHYRKASA, encoded by the coding sequence ATGATCGACGATACCGACAAGCAGCACCTGATCCGTTGCATCGAACTGGCGCAGGAAGCGCTCGATGACGGCGACGAACCATTCGGCTCGATGCTCGTCGCGAAGGACGGGCGCGTGCTGTTCGAAGACCGCAATCGCGTGAGCGGCGGCGATCACACGCGGCATCCGGAGTTCGCGATCGCGAAATGGGCGGCGGAGAACGTGCCCGAAACCGAGCGCGCGGACGCGGTCGTGTACACGTCCGGCGAACATTGCCCGATGTGTTCGGCGGCGCATGCGTGGGTCGGACTCGGGCGCATCGTCTATGCGGCATCGACGCAACAGTTCATGCGATGGCGCGCCGAACTCGGCGCGCAACCGGGCCGCGTGCGTGCGTTGGCGATTCAGGACGTGATCGCGGATACGGTGGTCGATGGTCCCGTCGAGGAATTTGCGGAGCGTGTGAAAGCGCTGCATGTGGCGCACTATCGCAAGGCGAGCGCTTAG
- a CDS encoding porin: MTTKTIARQLVSTAALAVCASASAQSTVTLYGTVDAGLTYTTNQQFTNADGSVGSGHNFAFSGGNLVPSRFGLLGVEDLGGGLQAKFNLENSFYTGTGGFVQGGAQFNRQAWVGLGHEQYGTLSFGRQYDSYSDFLGLYVSSNSWATLYGSHIGDVDNLNEAFNFNNSIKYTSPDWNGFSLGGTYSLGGVAGDFSQRRGYSIAAAYTRLPVSISAGYLNLHNPLDAALGGTNGYIGDFACSNPTALYCQLQNAEALKAYGAGVSYAIGPATIALTYTHSRLEHSLFFADSANPQGRDIAFDIGEVNLTYAATPFLQLGLAYIYNNAKPDGSSSTRFHQVNLGANYALSKRTALYGVAIMQKAVGAGLGIDPATGGPANYAQIPNLPNSNSDRQLSVTLGIRHNF, translated from the coding sequence ATGACAACCAAAACGATCGCGCGGCAGCTCGTGTCGACGGCGGCACTTGCGGTGTGCGCGAGCGCATCGGCGCAAAGCACGGTGACGCTGTACGGAACCGTCGATGCGGGGCTGACCTACACGACGAATCAGCAATTCACCAATGCCGACGGCAGCGTCGGCTCGGGGCATAACTTTGCGTTCTCGGGCGGCAATCTCGTGCCTTCGCGTTTCGGCTTGCTCGGCGTCGAAGATCTCGGCGGCGGACTGCAGGCGAAGTTCAATCTGGAAAACAGCTTCTATACGGGCACCGGCGGCTTTGTTCAGGGCGGAGCGCAATTCAACCGTCAGGCCTGGGTTGGGCTGGGTCACGAGCAATACGGCACCTTGTCGTTCGGGCGTCAGTACGATTCGTATTCGGATTTCCTCGGACTTTACGTGTCGAGCAACTCGTGGGCGACGCTGTATGGCTCGCACATCGGCGACGTCGACAATCTGAACGAAGCGTTCAACTTCAACAACTCGATCAAATACACGAGCCCGGACTGGAATGGTTTCTCGCTAGGCGGCACGTACAGTCTCGGCGGCGTGGCCGGTGATTTCAGTCAACGGCGCGGCTATTCGATCGCCGCGGCTTATACGCGATTGCCCGTTTCCATCAGCGCGGGTTATCTGAACCTGCACAATCCGCTCGATGCGGCTTTGGGCGGTACCAACGGCTATATCGGCGATTTCGCCTGCTCCAATCCGACTGCGCTCTATTGTCAGTTGCAGAACGCGGAGGCATTGAAAGCGTATGGCGCGGGTGTATCGTATGCGATCGGACCGGCGACCATCGCGCTGACTTACACGCATAGCCGCCTGGAGCATAGCCTGTTCTTCGCGGACAGCGCGAATCCGCAAGGCCGCGATATCGCGTTCGATATCGGTGAAGTGAATCTGACCTACGCGGCCACGCCGTTCCTGCAACTCGGGCTCGCCTATATCTATAACAATGCAAAGCCGGATGGATCTTCATCGACGCGCTTTCATCAGGTGAACCTCGGTGCGAATTACGCGCTGTCCAAGCGCACGGCGCTGTATGGCGTCGCGATCATGCAGAAGGCGGTAGGCGCGGGCCTCGGCATCGATCCGGCGACAGGTGGGCCGGCGAATTACGCGCAGATTCCCAATCTGCCGAATTCGAACAGCGATCGACAATTGTCTGTGACGCTCGGCATACGGCATAACTTCTAA
- the catC gene encoding muconolactone Delta-isomerase, translated as MLFHVEMTVNLPHDLSSARAEELKAQEKEMAQQLQREGIWRHLWRVAGRYANVSIFDVESPAHLHDVLSRLPLFPYMSMEVTALCRHASSVREGDA; from the coding sequence ATGCTGTTTCATGTCGAAATGACGGTCAATCTGCCGCACGATTTATCGTCTGCGCGCGCGGAAGAACTCAAGGCGCAGGAAAAGGAAATGGCGCAGCAATTGCAGCGCGAAGGCATATGGCGGCATCTGTGGCGCGTAGCGGGACGTTATGCGAACGTGAGCATCTTCGATGTCGAAAGTCCCGCGCATTTGCATGACGTGTTGAGTCGTTTGCCCTTGTTTCCGTATATGTCGATGGAAGTGACGGCGCTGTGCAGACATGCGTCGTCGGTGCGGGAAGGGGACGCATAG
- a CDS encoding muconate/chloromuconate family cycloisomerase, whose protein sequence is MLVDVPTIRPHRLSVATMNCQTLVIVRVTCTDGIVGCGEGTTIGGLAYGEESPESIKTNIDTYFAPLLKGMDASRPGAAVAKMRDCFQGNRFAKCALETALFDAQAQRLNVPLSELFGGRVMDRVDVAWTLASGDTGRDIDEAEQMLDRRRHRVFKLKIGARALADDVAHVIAIKRALGDRGEVRVDVNQAWSESDAVWAARRFADAGVGLIEQPVAANDHAGLARLTKLAHVPIMADEALHGPGDAFALASTRAAHVFAVKIAQSGGLTSAASVAAIARAAHIDLYGGTMLEGAIGTMASAQLFSTFGEMRWGTELFGPLLLTEDILIEPLRYENFALRLPQGPGLGIALDWERIERLRRDSKRGAFVAMH, encoded by the coding sequence ATGCTCGTCGACGTGCCGACGATTCGCCCGCACCGCCTGTCGGTCGCCACCATGAACTGCCAGACGCTCGTGATCGTGCGCGTGACCTGCACGGACGGCATCGTCGGATGCGGCGAAGGCACGACCATCGGCGGACTCGCTTATGGCGAGGAAAGCCCCGAGAGCATCAAGACCAACATCGATACGTATTTCGCGCCCTTGCTCAAAGGCATGGACGCGAGCCGCCCGGGCGCGGCGGTGGCCAAAATGCGCGATTGCTTTCAAGGCAATCGCTTCGCGAAATGCGCGCTCGAAACCGCGCTCTTCGATGCACAGGCGCAGCGACTGAACGTGCCGCTGTCGGAGCTGTTCGGCGGACGCGTGATGGATCGCGTCGATGTCGCATGGACGCTTGCGAGCGGCGACACAGGCCGCGATATCGACGAGGCGGAGCAGATGCTCGACCGGCGCAGGCATCGCGTGTTCAAGCTGAAGATCGGCGCGCGCGCGTTGGCGGACGACGTCGCGCATGTGATCGCGATCAAGCGGGCGCTCGGCGATCGCGGCGAAGTGCGCGTGGACGTCAACCAGGCATGGAGCGAAAGCGACGCCGTATGGGCCGCCAGGCGTTTCGCGGATGCGGGCGTCGGCCTGATCGAACAGCCTGTCGCAGCCAACGATCACGCGGGACTCGCGCGCCTCACGAAGCTCGCGCACGTGCCCATCATGGCCGATGAAGCGCTGCACGGCCCAGGCGATGCCTTCGCGCTCGCCAGCACGCGCGCGGCGCATGTTTTCGCCGTGAAGATCGCGCAATCGGGTGGCTTGACGAGCGCGGCGAGCGTCGCAGCGATCGCGCGGGCCGCGCACATCGATCTCTACGGCGGCACGATGCTCGAAGGCGCGATCGGCACGATGGCATCCGCGCAGTTATTCAGCACCTTCGGCGAGATGCGTTGGGGCACGGAGCTTTTCGGGCCGTTGCTGCTGACCGAAGACATTCTCATCGAACCGTTGCGCTATGAAAACTTCGCGCTTCGTCTGCCACAAGGGCCGGGGCTTGGCATCGCGCTCGACTGGGAACGCATCGAACGTCTGCGTCGCGATTCGAAGCGCGGCGCGTTCGTCGCAATGCACTGA
- a CDS encoding LysR family transcriptional regulator, whose product MTDNLTDSRIVYFFEAVRCGTIRAAADYLNVAPSAVSRQIGLLEKELDAALVERHARGVKTTEAGQCVIEYFREQLAHRDDLLSRLEELRGLRTGQVNIVLGEGFVSDLLSGPMQQFCKQYTGIKVNLDLGGTNDVIRKISEDEGEIGLVYNPPQEPKLVSRAIKRQPMMAIVGASFPRKDRKSMSVHELAHYPLAVTHASYGTRQMLQAVEYAEKLRLDPVVTTNSIAILKQFVKSGLGITVLPAFAVTSEMEAGELFAIDINHPILADAEAHLVTRAGRRLSVATNKMLQFMTAQMRAFR is encoded by the coding sequence ATGACAGACAATCTGACCGACAGCCGCATCGTCTATTTTTTCGAGGCCGTGCGCTGCGGCACGATTCGCGCGGCGGCCGATTACCTCAACGTCGCACCGTCGGCGGTGAGCCGGCAGATCGGCCTGCTGGAAAAGGAACTCGATGCGGCGCTCGTTGAACGGCACGCGCGCGGCGTCAAGACGACCGAGGCCGGACAATGCGTGATCGAATACTTTCGCGAGCAGCTCGCGCATCGCGACGACCTGCTTTCGCGTCTGGAGGAATTGCGCGGCCTGCGCACGGGTCAGGTCAACATCGTGCTCGGCGAAGGCTTCGTGTCAGACCTTCTGTCGGGGCCGATGCAGCAGTTCTGCAAGCAATACACCGGCATCAAGGTGAATCTCGATCTCGGCGGCACCAACGACGTGATCCGCAAGATTTCCGAGGACGAAGGCGAGATCGGCCTCGTCTACAACCCGCCGCAGGAACCGAAGCTCGTATCGCGCGCGATCAAGCGTCAGCCGATGATGGCGATCGTCGGCGCGAGCTTTCCGCGCAAGGACCGCAAGTCGATGAGCGTGCACGAACTTGCGCACTATCCGCTTGCGGTGACGCATGCTTCATACGGCACGCGGCAGATGTTGCAGGCCGTCGAATACGCGGAGAAGCTGCGGCTCGATCCGGTCGTCACGACGAATTCCATCGCCATACTCAAGCAGTTCGTGAAGTCGGGGCTCGGCATCACGGTGTTGCCCGCGTTCGCGGTGACGAGCGAGATGGAAGCGGGCGAGCTCTTCGCGATCGACATCAATCATCCGATTCTCGCCGATGCCGAAGCGCATCTCGTGACGCGCGCGGGGCGCAGGCTGTCGGTCGCGACGAACAAGATGCTGCAGTTCATGACCGCGCAGATGCGGGCCTTCCGTTAA
- a CDS encoding aldehyde dehydrogenase family protein, which translates to MNNSQHLSMLDSTRAFLASAQKMLIDGAWVQSTSGATLDVINPADGELLARVPSADETDVDRAVLAARRAFDDSAWSRMKPTDRERLLLRVADLIEANARELAEIESLDNGKPVTVAQGLDVSMAAQCFRYMAGWATKIEGSTLDASIPYSPSNAFFGYTRKEAVGVVGAIIPWNFPLLMASWKLAPALATGCTVVLKPAEDTPLSALRLAMLIEEAGIEKGVVNVVTGLGRTAGAALARHPGIDKIAFTGSTPTGKAIGHAALDNMTRMSLELGGKSPVIVLPDVDIDKAAEGVANAIFFNSGQVCTAGSRVYVHDKVFDRVMERVAAIAQSLPMGPGLDASTQIGPLISARQMDRVLGYIEAGRDEGARAIAGGARKEGAGFFVKPTVLVDTDHSMKVVREEIFGPVLVAMPFNDIDNVVAKANDTPYGLGASIWSNDLSAIHKLVPRIKAGTVWVNCHSLLDNAMPFGGFKQSGFGRELGRAVIDMYTETKSVLINYA; encoded by the coding sequence ATGAATAACAGCCAGCATCTTTCGATGCTCGATTCGACGCGCGCGTTTCTTGCGTCGGCGCAGAAGATGTTGATCGACGGCGCATGGGTGCAAAGCACCAGCGGCGCGACGCTCGACGTCATCAATCCCGCCGATGGCGAACTGCTCGCACGCGTGCCGAGCGCCGATGAAACCGATGTGGATCGTGCCGTGCTCGCCGCGCGCCGGGCCTTCGACGACTCCGCATGGTCGCGCATGAAGCCGACCGATCGCGAGCGCCTCTTATTGCGCGTCGCCGATCTGATCGAAGCGAATGCGCGCGAGCTCGCGGAAATCGAATCACTCGACAACGGCAAGCCGGTCACGGTCGCGCAAGGGCTGGATGTGTCGATGGCCGCGCAATGCTTCCGGTATATGGCGGGCTGGGCGACGAAGATCGAAGGCAGCACGCTCGACGCATCGATTCCGTATAGCCCGTCGAATGCTTTCTTCGGCTATACGCGCAAGGAAGCGGTAGGTGTCGTCGGCGCAATCATTCCGTGGAATTTCCCGCTGCTGATGGCGTCGTGGAAACTCGCGCCCGCGCTCGCCACGGGTTGCACCGTCGTGCTCAAGCCAGCCGAAGATACGCCGCTCTCCGCATTGCGGCTTGCGATGCTGATCGAAGAGGCGGGCATCGAGAAGGGTGTCGTGAATGTCGTGACGGGTCTCGGCCGCACGGCGGGCGCGGCGCTCGCGCGCCATCCCGGCATCGACAAGATCGCCTTTACCGGTTCGACGCCGACGGGCAAGGCGATCGGCCATGCGGCGCTCGACAACATGACGCGCATGTCGCTCGAACTGGGCGGCAAGTCGCCGGTGATCGTGCTGCCCGATGTCGATATCGACAAGGCTGCGGAAGGCGTCGCCAATGCAATCTTCTTCAATTCGGGACAGGTGTGCACGGCGGGCTCGCGCGTCTATGTTCACGACAAAGTATTCGATCGCGTGATGGAACGCGTTGCGGCCATCGCGCAATCGCTGCCGATGGGACCGGGCCTCGATGCATCGACGCAGATCGGGCCGCTCATCTCGGCAAGGCAGATGGATCGCGTGCTCGGTTATATCGAGGCGGGACGCGATGAAGGCGCGCGCGCGATCGCGGGCGGTGCGCGCAAGGAAGGCGCGGGATTCTTCGTGAAGCCCACCGTGCTGGTCGACACCGATCATTCGATGAAGGTCGTGCGCGAGGAAATCTTCGGGCCGGTGCTCGTCGCGATGCCGTTCAACGATATCGACAACGTGGTCGCGAAGGCGAACGATACGCCGTACGGACTCGGCGCAAGCATTTGGTCGAACGATCTTTCGGCGATTCACAAGCTCGTGCCGCGCATCAAGGCGGGCACGGTCTGGGTCAACTGCCATTCGCTGCTCGACAACGCGATGCCCTTCGGCGGCTTCAAGCAATCGGGGTTCGGGCGCGAACTCGGACGCGCGGTGATCGACATGTACACCGAAACCAAGTCGGTGCTGATCAACTACGCGTGA
- the catA gene encoding catechol 1,2-dioxygenase, with product MNRESIDALLQKINDSATNDGNARTQAIVNRIVRDLFYTIEDLDVTPGEFWAALNYLGETGQSGEFGLLAAGLGFEHFLDARLDEKEAQAGLEGGTPRTIEGPLYVAGAPESVGHARLDDGTSPGETLVMRGRVLTKDGKPLANALVEVWHANHLGNYSFFDKSQSAFNLRRSIRTDSEGNYAFTSVVPVGYSVPPGGKTQQLLDQLGRHGHRPAHIHFFVSAPGYRKLTTQINIDGDPYLWDDFAFATRDGLVPEVQKAEGAQGKPYGVEGRFALIDFDFTLCSERDDVPGTEVARARAAV from the coding sequence ATGAACAGAGAAAGCATCGACGCCCTGCTGCAAAAGATCAACGATAGCGCCACGAACGACGGCAACGCGCGCACGCAAGCGATCGTGAACCGCATCGTGCGCGATCTTTTCTACACGATCGAAGACCTCGACGTGACGCCGGGCGAGTTCTGGGCCGCGCTGAACTATCTCGGCGAAACGGGGCAGAGCGGCGAGTTCGGTTTGCTCGCTGCGGGCCTGGGCTTCGAGCATTTCCTCGATGCGCGTCTCGATGAAAAGGAAGCGCAAGCCGGTCTCGAAGGCGGCACACCGCGCACCATCGAAGGACCGCTCTATGTGGCAGGCGCGCCCGAGTCGGTCGGACACGCGCGTCTCGACGACGGCACGAGCCCCGGCGAAACGCTCGTGATGCGCGGGCGCGTGCTGACGAAAGACGGCAAGCCGCTTGCGAATGCGCTCGTCGAAGTGTGGCATGCCAATCATCTCGGCAATTACTCGTTCTTCGACAAGTCGCAGTCCGCCTTCAACCTGCGCCGCTCGATCCGCACCGATAGCGAAGGCAATTACGCGTTCACCAGCGTCGTGCCCGTGGGCTATAGCGTGCCGCCCGGCGGCAAGACGCAGCAATTGCTCGATCAACTCGGACGGCATGGCCATCGGCCCGCGCATATTCACTTCTTCGTGTCGGCGCCGGGGTATCGCAAGCTGACGACGCAGATCAATATCGACGGCGATCCGTATCTGTGGGACGACTTCGCTTTCGCCACGCGCGATGGTCTCGTTCCCGAAGTGCAGAAAGCCGAAGGCGCGCAAGGCAAGCCGTATGGCGTAGAAGGGCGCTTCGCGCTGATCGATTTCGACTTCACGCTGTGCAGCGAACGCGACGATGTGCCGGGCACCGAAGTGGCGCGTGCGCGCGCGGCGGTTTGA
- a CDS encoding cytochrome c, with product MKPRAVIAAAMLAALCTAGASQAQEYDAARARQDWVLNCMGCHTANGSGIPGKVPALRESLGHFVSLPEGRQFVMRVPGAANSALSDAELANVLNWLLATMNERSRPASFKPYTADEIAAHRRPALTDVARTRTKLVKELQENGVNAVPEHY from the coding sequence ATGAAGCCGCGCGCGGTCATCGCCGCCGCGATGCTCGCCGCGCTGTGCACGGCGGGGGCATCGCAGGCGCAGGAATACGACGCGGCGCGCGCGCGTCAGGATTGGGTGCTCAACTGCATGGGATGCCATACCGCCAATGGTTCGGGCATACCCGGCAAGGTGCCGGCCTTGCGCGAATCGCTCGGTCACTTCGTCTCGTTGCCGGAGGGGCGTCAGTTCGTGATGCGCGTGCCCGGCGCGGCCAATTCCGCATTGAGCGATGCCGAACTCGCGAACGTCCTGAACTGGCTGCTCGCCACGATGAACGAGCGCTCCCGGCCTGCATCGTTCAAGCCTTATACAGCCGATGAAATCGCGGCGCATCGCCGTCCCGCGCTGACCGATGTCGCGCGCACCCGCACGAAGCTCGTGAAGGAATTGCAGGAGAACGGCGTGAACGCCGTCCCGGAACACTACTAG